A region from the Planifilum fimeticola genome encodes:
- a CDS encoding peptidylprolyl isomerase codes for MRHNKRRWTVMLAILLAFSVVIAGCGKDESKEANKEQDPAAELGKPLDTTSKKIVAEYEGGKVTEGELNLYLNILQFLQPNVSLFINDAQAKKQLVKQLIGERMIAAKVKEDESYAKQADKVMKEIEDYLKSQSKEKSFEASLKERGFNKEQLREFLINGNKVSSYFEKQVKEEDLKKEYNKPDQFVSVKVQHILISTENRSDAEAKKRAEEVKRKLDKGGDFGKLAKEYSDDPGSKEQGGVIEGLSDQFVPEFAKAARTLPLNKLSEPIKTDYGYHVMKVSERKKLPYKEVKDQLKQDQVQKLYQSFVEKNVKLKKLDLPEEKNEKQ; via the coding sequence ATGCGGCACAATAAGCGGCGCTGGACGGTGATGTTGGCGATTCTGCTGGCTTTTTCCGTCGTGATCGCCGGATGCGGGAAGGACGAATCGAAGGAGGCGAACAAGGAGCAGGATCCGGCGGCTGAACTGGGCAAACCTCTGGATACCACCAGCAAGAAGATCGTGGCGGAATACGAGGGCGGAAAAGTGACGGAAGGGGAGCTGAACCTGTACCTGAACATTCTTCAGTTCCTGCAGCCCAACGTCTCCCTCTTTATAAACGACGCCCAAGCGAAAAAGCAGCTGGTGAAGCAGCTGATCGGCGAGCGGATGATCGCCGCAAAGGTGAAGGAGGATGAATCCTACGCCAAGCAGGCCGACAAAGTGATGAAGGAGATCGAGGACTATTTGAAGTCCCAGTCGAAGGAGAAATCCTTCGAAGCCAGCCTGAAGGAGCGGGGCTTCAACAAGGAGCAGCTCCGGGAATTTCTCATCAACGGCAACAAGGTTTCCTCCTACTTCGAAAAACAGGTGAAGGAAGAGGATCTGAAGAAGGAATACAACAAACCCGATCAGTTTGTCAGTGTCAAGGTGCAGCATATCCTGATTTCCACCGAGAACCGCTCCGATGCCGAGGCGAAAAAACGGGCGGAGGAAGTGAAGAGGAAGCTGGATAAAGGCGGCGACTTCGGCAAGCTGGCCAAGGAGTACTCGGACGATCCCGGTTCGAAGGAACAGGGGGGCGTCATCGAGGGGCTGTCGGATCAATTTGTGCCGGAGTTCGCCAAAGCCGCCCGCACCCTTCCCCTCAACAAACTGAGCGAGCCGATCAAAACCGATTACGGATACCACGTGATGAAGGTGTCGGAACGCAAGAAGTTGCCCTACAAAGAAGTGAAGGATCAGCTCAAGCAGGATCAGGTTCAGAAGCTGTACCAATCCTTCGTGGAAAAGAACGTGAAGTTGAAAAAGCTGGACCTGCCGGAGGAGAAGAACGAAAAACAGTGA
- a CDS encoding TetR/AcrR family transcriptional regulator C-terminal domain-containing protein has protein sequence MPRRSPPGRTGDFRKPEPVPLTREGIIDAALSLLNQSGLNRLSMRRLADSLGVQAASLYWHIKNKSELLQLMADKICEEMNWPDEAGMSWREKVRRGMVSYREALLQYRDSAEIFADTPPLTPNRLRMIESLYKTLGQAGLSQEEVVLTADLLNNYVIGFVMEEVRFAGRPGRQEEEKEARPESHPVLPDMEKRFQYGLEIILDGISFRLNREGSSPGQ, from the coding sequence ATGCCGAGGAGATCACCGCCGGGGCGGACCGGAGATTTCCGCAAACCGGAGCCCGTCCCCTTGACTCGGGAAGGGATCATCGATGCCGCATTGAGTCTGTTGAATCAGTCGGGTCTGAACCGGTTGAGCATGAGAAGGCTTGCCGACTCGCTCGGGGTTCAGGCCGCCTCCCTGTACTGGCATATCAAAAACAAATCGGAACTGCTTCAGCTGATGGCGGATAAAATCTGCGAGGAGATGAACTGGCCGGATGAAGCCGGGATGTCTTGGCGGGAAAAAGTTCGTCGCGGTATGGTCAGTTATCGGGAAGCGCTGCTTCAGTACCGCGATTCAGCCGAAATCTTTGCCGATACGCCTCCGCTTACGCCCAACCGCTTACGTATGATCGAGTCTTTGTACAAAACACTCGGTCAAGCGGGTCTCAGCCAGGAAGAGGTTGTTTTGACGGCGGATTTGTTGAACAACTACGTCATCGGCTTCGTGATGGAGGAGGTTCGCTTCGCGGGACGGCCCGGGCGACAAGAGGAAGAGAAGGAAGCCCGGCCGGAGTCGCACCCGGTTTTGCCGGATATGGAAAAGAGGTTTCAGTACGGTCTCGAAATCATATTGGACGGGATCAGCTTCAGGTTGAACAGGGAGGGTTCTTCGCCGGGGCAATAG
- a CDS encoding putative polysaccharide biosynthesis protein, with the protein MTSGRQTFVQGAAILGAAAFFTKLLGAVYRVPYQNITGNEGMFVYQQVYPLYSTLLILATAGFPLAISKLVSERLAEGDEAGARRVFVVSSVTLTLTGFLFFLLLFAGAPWIAGWMGNREWLTLPIRAVSFALLVVPLMSAVRGYFQGHQNMIPTALSQSVEQVVRVATILFAAWWFMSREGDVVSAGAGAVFGAFTGAVGALLVLLMFLRGSGLLRKASQAGIGAFADRESARYVAREIWRLSLPICLGSLVLPLFSLVDSFTVANLLQWSGWSVNSSIVAKGIFDRGQPLIQFASFFATAIALSIVPAVAEAKARGEIGKMEDRASLACRLTLLLGLPASVGLAVVVRPTNVMLFEDASGSDALAILALTTVFFTLGVTSAGILQGMGKVVLPARNLLAGVAVKLVLNLILIPWWDIRGAATATLLAYATATFLNLAAFRGQLGRMFRLKETGWALLTATLLMAGAAAGVQALLTAVTADWASHRLAMTLTAFGAVVAGAAVYGVVLLGLGGVRREELRVVPKLGPRLVSLLESRGLIR; encoded by the coding sequence ATGACATCGGGAAGACAAACCTTTGTCCAAGGGGCGGCGATTTTGGGAGCTGCCGCCTTTTTTACGAAGCTGTTGGGGGCTGTGTACCGGGTCCCCTATCAAAACATCACCGGCAACGAAGGGATGTTCGTATACCAGCAGGTATACCCCCTGTACAGCACGCTGCTAATCCTGGCCACCGCCGGTTTTCCCCTGGCCATCTCCAAATTGGTGTCGGAACGGTTGGCCGAGGGAGATGAGGCGGGTGCCCGCCGGGTTTTCGTCGTTTCGTCGGTTACGCTGACTTTGACCGGCTTTCTCTTTTTTCTTCTCCTGTTTGCCGGGGCCCCCTGGATCGCCGGGTGGATGGGGAACCGGGAGTGGCTCACCCTGCCGATCCGGGCCGTCTCCTTCGCCCTTCTGGTGGTGCCGCTGATGTCGGCCGTCCGGGGGTATTTTCAGGGCCATCAGAACATGATCCCCACGGCCCTTTCCCAATCGGTGGAGCAGGTGGTCCGGGTCGCCACCATCCTCTTCGCCGCCTGGTGGTTCATGTCCCGGGAGGGGGACGTGGTCTCCGCCGGCGCCGGGGCGGTGTTCGGCGCCTTTACCGGCGCGGTGGGAGCGCTGCTGGTCCTGCTGATGTTCCTGCGCGGAAGCGGCCTGTTGCGAAAGGCTTCGCAAGCCGGGATAGGCGCCTTTGCGGATCGGGAATCCGCCCGGTATGTCGCCCGGGAGATCTGGCGGCTCTCCCTGCCCATCTGTCTCGGCTCTCTGGTGCTTCCCCTCTTCTCGCTGGTGGACTCCTTCACGGTGGCCAACCTTCTCCAGTGGTCCGGCTGGAGCGTGAACTCGTCGATCGTGGCCAAGGGAATCTTCGACCGGGGGCAGCCGCTGATTCAGTTTGCCTCCTTCTTCGCCACGGCGATCGCCCTCTCCATCGTTCCGGCGGTCGCCGAAGCCAAGGCGAGGGGGGAAATCGGGAAAATGGAAGATCGGGCCTCCCTCGCCTGCCGGCTGACGCTCCTTCTGGGGCTTCCCGCCTCCGTGGGGTTGGCGGTGGTGGTCCGGCCCACCAATGTGATGCTGTTTGAGGATGCCTCCGGGTCCGACGCCCTGGCCATTCTCGCTCTCACCACCGTCTTCTTCACCCTGGGGGTGACCTCCGCGGGGATTCTGCAGGGGATGGGCAAGGTGGTGCTGCCGGCGCGCAATCTGCTGGCGGGGGTCGCCGTCAAACTGGTTCTCAACCTCATCCTGATCCCCTGGTGGGACATCCGCGGTGCGGCGACGGCCACGCTGCTGGCCTACGCCACGGCCACATTCCTCAATCTGGCCGCCTTCCGGGGACAGCTCGGCCGGATGTTCCGCTTGAAGGAAACGGGATGGGCCCTGCTGACCGCCACGCTTTTGATGGCCGGAGCGGCGGCGGGAGTCCAGGCGCTCCTGACGGCGGTCACCGCGGATTGGGCATCTCATCGCTTGGCCATGACCCTCACCGCATTCGGAGCGGTAGTGGCCGGAGCGGCGGTTTACGGGGTTGTCCTGCTGGGGCTCGGGGGCGTGCGCCGGGAGGAGCTCCGGGTTGTCCCCAAGTTGGGACCGCGCCTGGTTTCCCTGCTGGAAAGCCGGGGGCTGATCCGATAG
- the spoVT gene encoding stage V sporulation protein T, which translates to MKATGIVRRIDDLGRVVIPKEIRRTLRIREGDPLEIFVDRDGEVILKKYSPIGELGDFATEYAEALFENTQHVTLICDRDMVIAVAGGSKKEYLNKPVGNLVESCMDQRRIHVETEPGEPELFRDSPDRVESFVVAPIIAGGDPIGAVILLSKKEGVRMGDLEVKMAGTAAAFLGKQMEQ; encoded by the coding sequence ATGAAAGCTACGGGTATCGTCCGTCGCATCGACGATCTGGGACGGGTGGTGATTCCGAAGGAAATCCGTCGGACGCTCCGGATCCGTGAAGGGGATCCGCTGGAGATCTTCGTGGATCGGGACGGAGAAGTGATTCTGAAGAAATACTCCCCCATCGGGGAACTGGGGGATTTTGCAACGGAATACGCCGAGGCCTTGTTTGAAAACACCCAGCATGTCACCTTGATCTGCGACCGCGACATGGTGATCGCCGTCGCGGGCGGGTCCAAAAAGGAGTATCTGAACAAACCGGTGGGCAATCTGGTGGAGTCCTGCATGGACCAGCGCCGGATCCACGTGGAGACGGAGCCCGGCGAGCCGGAACTGTTCCGGGATTCGCCGGACCGGGTGGAGTCCTTTGTGGTCGCCCCGATCATTGCCGGGGGCGACCCCATCGGGGCGGTGATTCTCCTCTCCAAAAAAGAGGGGGTGCGCATGGGAGACCTCGAAGTGAAGATGGCCGGAACGGCCGCCGCCTTTCTGGGCAAACAGATGGAGCAGTAA
- a CDS encoding DUF2269 domain-containing protein: protein MNFSVSVFLGTLIPILVVILASFLVEKKFAKRFKPRWKTWWLIAHIFFVVLYFSGLLGTLLLSLSTAFTDRPGLIYAAHLFIQFFDWFLIIPGAFGSLTTGFGLAVGTWGITRHYWVIAKWVGNSMAILFGAMCMRVWIHDSFPILFADGMNPLQNPVYLENRRLLVMGTLISLSILTFLVLISYLKPWGKRKKYKRSRKSSAGRETVPSA from the coding sequence ATGAATTTCTCCGTCAGCGTGTTCCTCGGTACATTGATTCCGATCCTCGTGGTGATCCTTGCCTCTTTCCTCGTTGAAAAAAAGTTCGCCAAAAGGTTCAAGCCGAGATGGAAAACATGGTGGCTCATCGCGCACATCTTCTTCGTCGTCCTCTATTTCAGCGGGCTGTTGGGCACCCTCCTTCTATCCCTTTCAACGGCCTTTACCGACCGTCCCGGATTGATCTATGCGGCACACCTTTTCATTCAGTTTTTCGACTGGTTCCTCATCATTCCCGGGGCTTTCGGCAGCCTGACCACGGGATTCGGGCTCGCCGTGGGAACGTGGGGCATCACCCGCCATTATTGGGTCATCGCGAAATGGGTCGGAAACAGTATGGCCATCCTTTTCGGGGCCATGTGCATGCGCGTCTGGATTCACGATTCATTCCCGATCCTCTTTGCCGACGGCATGAATCCTTTGCAGAACCCGGTTTATCTGGAAAACCGGCGGCTGCTGGTCATGGGCACCCTGATCAGTCTGTCCATCCTGACCTTCCTGGTGTTGATCTCCTATCTGAAGCCCTGGGGAAAAAGGAAGAAATACAAAAGGAGCCGGAAATCCTCCGCCGGCCGGGAAACCGTACCCTCCGCCTAG